In the Pseudomonas sp. ADAK2 genome, one interval contains:
- the mreB gene encoding rod shape-determining protein MreB: protein MFKKLRGMFSSDLSIDLGTANTLIYVRERGIVLNEPSVVAIRTHGNQKSVVAVGTEAKRMLGRTPGNIAAIRPMKDGVIADFSVCEKMLQYFINKVHENSFLQPSPRVLICVPCKSTQVERRAIRESALGAGAREVFLIEEPMAAAIGAGLPVEEARGSMVVDIGGGTTEIALISLNGVVYAESVRVGGDRFDEAIITYVRRNYGSLIGESTAERIKQEIGTAYPGGEVREVDVRGRNLAEGVPRAFTLNSNEVLEALQESLATIVQAVKSALEQSPPELASDIAERGLVLTGGGALLRDLDKLLAQETGLPVIVAEDPLTCVARGGGRALEMMDKHTMDLLSSE from the coding sequence ATGTTCAAGAAACTGCGTGGCATGTTTTCCAGCGATCTTTCCATTGACCTGGGCACTGCCAACACCCTTATTTACGTGCGCGAGCGCGGAATCGTCCTGAATGAGCCCTCCGTTGTGGCTATTCGGACACACGGTAACCAGAAAAGTGTCGTCGCTGTCGGCACCGAAGCCAAGCGTATGCTTGGCCGTACGCCGGGCAACATTGCTGCCATTCGTCCGATGAAAGACGGCGTCATTGCCGACTTCAGCGTTTGCGAAAAGATGCTGCAGTACTTTATCAACAAGGTTCACGAAAACAGCTTCCTGCAGCCTAGCCCTCGTGTGCTGATCTGCGTTCCTTGCAAATCGACCCAGGTTGAGCGTCGTGCCATCCGTGAATCGGCCCTTGGTGCCGGTGCCCGTGAAGTGTTCCTGATCGAAGAGCCGATGGCTGCAGCGATCGGTGCCGGCCTGCCGGTTGAAGAAGCACGCGGTTCGATGGTTGTCGATATCGGTGGCGGTACCACTGAAATCGCGCTGATCTCCCTGAACGGTGTGGTTTACGCCGAATCCGTACGGGTTGGCGGCGACCGCTTCGATGAAGCGATCATCACTTACGTGCGTCGCAACTACGGCAGCCTGATCGGCGAATCCACCGCCGAACGCATCAAGCAGGAAATCGGTACTGCCTACCCGGGCGGCGAAGTTCGTGAAGTCGACGTTCGTGGCCGTAACCTGGCTGAAGGCGTACCACGCGCATTCACCCTGAACTCCAATGAAGTGCTGGAAGCTCTGCAAGAGTCCCTGGCCACCATCGTTCAGGCTGTGAAAAGTGCCCTGGAGCAATCGCCGCCGGAACTGGCGTCCGATATCGCCGAGCGAGGCCTGGTGCTGACCGGTGGTGGCGCCTTGCTGCGTGACCTCGACAAGTTGCTGGCCCAGGAAACCGGTCTGCCGGTGATCGTTGCCGAAGATCCGCTGACCTGCGTTGCTCGTGGCGGTGGCCGTGCCCTGGAAATGATGGATAAACACACCATGGACCTGCTCTCCAGCGAATAA
- the gatC gene encoding Asp-tRNA(Asn)/Glu-tRNA(Gln) amidotransferase subunit GatC, producing the protein MALERSDVEKIAHLACLGLNDADLPHITSALNSILGLVDEMQAVNTDGIEPLAHPLEASQRLRADVVTETNHREAYQSIAPAVENGLYLVPKVID; encoded by the coding sequence ATGGCGCTTGAACGCTCCGACGTGGAAAAAATCGCACATCTGGCCTGCCTTGGCCTGAATGATGCCGATCTTCCACACATCACTTCGGCCCTGAACAGCATTCTCGGCCTGGTCGACGAAATGCAGGCGGTCAATACCGATGGTATCGAGCCGCTGGCCCACCCACTGGAAGCCAGCCAGCGCCTGCGTGCAGACGTAGTCACCGAGACCAATCATCGCGAGGCCTATCAGTCCATCGCACCAGCGGTCGAAAACGGCCTGTACCTGGTTCCGAAAGTCATCGACTAA
- the gatA gene encoding Asp-tRNA(Asn)/Glu-tRNA(Gln) amidotransferase subunit GatA has translation MHQMTLAEIARGLADKKFSSEELTKVLLARIAQLDPQLNSFISLTEDLALQQAKAADARRANGESGALLGAPIAHKDLFCTQGIRTSCGSKMLDNFKAPYDATVVAKLAAAGAVTLGKTNMDEFAMGSANESSYYGAVKNPWNLEHVPGGSSGGSAAAVAARLLPAATATDTGGSIRQPAAFTNLTGLKPTYGRVSRWGMIAYASSLDQGGPLARTAEDCAILLQGMAGFDANDSTSIDEPVPDYSASLNTSLQGLRIGVPKEYFSAGLDPRIAELIHTSIKELEKLGAVIKEISLPNMQHAIPAYYVIAPAEASSNLSRFDGVRFGYRCDDPKNLEDLYKRSRGEGFGAEVQRRIMVGAYALSAGYYDAYYLKAQKIRRLVKNDFMAAFNEVDIILGPTTPNPAWKLGAKNSDPVAAYLEDVYTITANLAGLPGLSMPAGFVDGLPVGVQLLAPYFQEGRLLNVAHQYQLNTDWHTRTPTGF, from the coding sequence ATGCATCAAATGACTCTGGCCGAGATCGCCCGCGGACTCGCCGATAAAAAGTTTTCTTCCGAAGAGCTGACCAAAGTCCTGCTGGCGCGCATCGCCCAGCTCGATCCACAGCTCAACAGTTTCATCAGCCTCACCGAAGACCTGGCGCTCCAGCAGGCGAAAGCCGCTGACGCACGCCGGGCCAATGGTGAAAGCGGTGCCCTGCTTGGCGCACCGATCGCCCACAAAGACCTGTTCTGCACCCAGGGCATCCGCACCAGCTGCGGGTCGAAGATGCTCGACAACTTTAAAGCCCCGTACGACGCCACCGTGGTCGCCAAACTGGCGGCTGCCGGTGCCGTGACCCTGGGCAAGACCAACATGGACGAATTCGCCATGGGGTCGGCCAACGAGTCGAGCTACTACGGCGCGGTGAAAAACCCGTGGAACCTGGAACACGTGCCGGGCGGTTCGTCCGGTGGTTCGGCTGCCGCAGTGGCCGCTCGTCTGTTGCCGGCGGCGACCGCCACCGACACCGGCGGCTCGATTCGCCAACCGGCGGCGTTCACCAACCTCACCGGCCTGAAACCGACGTACGGTCGCGTTTCGCGCTGGGGCATGATCGCTTACGCCTCCAGCCTCGATCAGGGCGGCCCGTTGGCGCGCACTGCCGAAGACTGCGCAATCCTGCTGCAAGGCATGGCCGGTTTCGATGCCAATGACTCCACCAGCATCGACGAACCGGTGCCGGATTACAGCGCCAGCCTCAATACCTCGCTGCAAGGCCTGCGCATCGGCGTGCCGAAGGAATACTTCAGCGCCGGTCTCGACCCGCGCATTGCCGAGCTGATCCACACCAGCATTAAAGAGCTGGAAAAACTCGGTGCCGTGATCAAGGAAATCAGCCTGCCGAACATGCAGCACGCGATTCCTGCGTACTACGTGATCGCCCCGGCGGAAGCGTCCTCCAACCTGTCGCGCTTCGACGGCGTGCGTTTCGGCTACCGCTGCGACGACCCGAAAAACCTCGAAGACTTGTACAAGCGCTCCCGTGGCGAAGGTTTCGGCGCGGAAGTGCAGCGCCGGATCATGGTCGGTGCCTACGCGCTGTCCGCCGGTTACTACGACGCCTACTACCTGAAGGCGCAGAAAATCCGTCGCCTGGTGAAGAACGATTTCATGGCGGCCTTTAATGAAGTCGACATCATCCTCGGCCCAACCACGCCAAACCCGGCCTGGAAACTCGGCGCCAAGAACAGCGACCCGGTCGCTGCCTATCTGGAAGACGTCTACACCATCACCGCCAACCTCGCGGGTCTGCCGGGCTTGTCGATGCCGGCCGGTTTTGTCGACGGTCTGCCGGTCGGCGTGCAATTGCTCGCCCCGTATTTCCAGGAAGGTCGCCTGTTGAACGTTGCCCACCAGTATCAGCTCAACACTGACTGGCACACCCGCACCCCAACCGGCTTCTGA
- the gatB gene encoding Asp-tRNA(Asn)/Glu-tRNA(Gln) amidotransferase subunit GatB, with amino-acid sequence MQWEVVIGLEIHTQLTTRSKIFSGSSTTFGSEPNTQASLVDLGMPGVLPVLNQEAVRMAVMFGLAIDAEIGQHNVFARKNYFYPDLPKGYQISQMELPIVGKGHLDIAMEDGTIKRVGVTRAHLEEDAGKSLHEEFNGATGIDLNRAGTPLLEIVSEPDMRSAKEAVAYVKTVHALVRYLGICDGNMAEGSLRCDCNVSIRPKGQVEFGTRCEIKNVNSFRFIEKAINSEVQRQIELIEDGGKVIQQTRLYDPNKDETRPMRSKEEANDYRYFPDPDLLPVVIEDSFLNDVRATLPELPPQKRERFQAQFGLSVYDASVLATSREQADYFEKVVSIGGDAKLAANWVMVELGSLLNKQGLDIDQSPVSAEQLGGMLLRITDNTISGKIAKVVFEAMANGEGSADEIIDKRGLKQVTDSGAISAVLDEMLAANAEQVEQYRAADEAKRGKMFGFFVGQAMKASKGKANPQQVNELLKSKLEG; translated from the coding sequence ATGCAATGGGAAGTCGTGATCGGGCTGGAGATTCATACCCAGCTCACCACCCGGTCGAAAATCTTTTCCGGTAGTTCCACCACGTTCGGCTCCGAGCCGAATACCCAGGCCAGCCTGGTAGACCTGGGCATGCCCGGCGTACTGCCGGTGCTGAACCAGGAAGCGGTGCGTATGGCGGTGATGTTCGGCCTGGCCATCGATGCCGAGATCGGCCAGCACAACGTGTTCGCCCGTAAAAACTATTTCTATCCGGACCTGCCCAAGGGCTACCAGATCAGCCAGATGGAATTGCCGATCGTCGGCAAGGGCCACCTGGACATCGCCATGGAAGACGGCACGATCAAACGTGTCGGCGTGACCCGTGCGCACCTGGAAGAAGACGCCGGTAAAAGCCTGCACGAAGAGTTCAACGGCGCCACCGGCATCGACCTGAACCGTGCCGGCACACCGCTGCTGGAAATCGTTTCCGAGCCGGACATGCGCAGTGCCAAGGAAGCCGTGGCCTACGTCAAGACCGTCCATGCGCTGGTGCGTTACCTGGGCATCTGCGACGGCAACATGGCCGAAGGCTCGCTGCGTTGCGACTGCAACGTGTCGATCCGTCCGAAAGGCCAGGTTGAATTCGGCACCCGCTGCGAGATCAAGAACGTCAACTCGTTCCGTTTCATCGAGAAGGCGATCAACAGCGAAGTGCAGCGTCAGATCGAGCTGATCGAAGACGGCGGCAAGGTGATCCAGCAAACGCGCCTGTACGATCCGAACAAGGACGAAACCCGTCCGATGCGCAGCAAAGAGGAAGCCAACGACTACCGTTACTTCCCCGATCCGGACCTGCTGCCGGTGGTGATCGAGGACTCGTTCCTCAATGACGTGCGCGCCACCCTGCCGGAATTGCCGCCGCAAAAACGCGAGCGTTTCCAGGCGCAGTTCGGCCTGTCGGTCTATGACGCCAGCGTCCTGGCCACCAGCCGCGAGCAAGCCGATTACTTCGAGAAAGTCGTAAGCATCGGCGGCGACGCCAAACTGGCGGCCAACTGGGTGATGGTTGAACTGGGCAGCCTGTTGAACAAACAGGGCCTGGACATCGACCAGTCGCCGGTCTCGGCCGAGCAACTGGGCGGCATGTTGCTGCGCATCACCGACAACACCATCTCCGGCAAAATCGCCAAGGTGGTGTTCGAAGCGATGGCCAACGGCGAAGGCAGCGCGGACGAGATCATCGACAAGCGCGGTTTGAAGCAAGTGACCGACAGCGGCGCCATCTCGGCGGTGCTGGACGAGATGCTCGCGGCCAATGCCGAACAGGTCGAGCAATACCGCGCGGCAGACGAAGCCAAACGCGGCAAGATGTTCGGCTTCTTCGTCGGCCAGGCCATGAAAGCCTCCAAAGGCAAGGCCAACCCGCAACAGGTCAACGAACTGCTGAAAAGCAAGCTCGAAGGCTAA
- a CDS encoding septal ring lytic transglycosylase RlpA family protein, which produces MKRLLGACALLSLLAGCASNDIIDPHGYDKTGTASYYGAKHQGKRTASGERFDKNSLTAAHRQLPFGTRVKVTNLNNDKSCVVRINDRGPHTRGRMIDVSHAAAVRLGMIGSGTAKVRVQALDD; this is translated from the coding sequence ATGAAGCGTCTACTGGGCGCCTGCGCCCTGCTCTCCCTGCTGGCCGGTTGCGCCAGCAACGACATCATCGACCCACACGGTTACGACAAGACCGGCACCGCGTCCTATTACGGGGCCAAACACCAAGGCAAACGCACCGCCAGTGGCGAGCGTTTCGACAAGAATTCCCTGACCGCCGCCCATCGCCAGTTGCCCTTTGGCACGCGAGTGAAGGTCACCAACCTGAATAACGACAAATCCTGTGTGGTGCGCATCAATGATCGCGGCCCGCACACCCGTGGGCGCATGATCGACGTGTCCCATGCTGCGGCCGTGCGCCTGGGCATGATCGGCAGCGGCACCGCGAAGGTTCGCGTGCAAGCCCTCGACGATTGA
- a CDS encoding calcium/sodium antiporter — protein MIELLGGLVLLIAGAELMVRAAVRLAARLHVRPLIIGLTIVALGSSAPQMAVSLQAMLAQNPDIAVGSVIGSSIFNILVTLGLSALIIPLRVSRQLVRLDIPLMIGASLLVCVLAWNEELTRTDGVILLAALVVYLGLLLRQSRHSARPPSSQETTPAPWFTSLLMIVAGLAMLVYAGHLLLGAAVSVATDLGLSERVIGLTIVAISTSLPELATSLIAALRGQREIAVGNVIGSNLFNLLGVLGFTALVAPSPLSVSPNALDFDLPVMLGVAVLCLPVFYSGYRVTRAEGLLFLGLYLAYGLHVVSFTTGMPLAGKLEHLMLIFVLPALVAFLLFTSLRAWRRQHHKRDVP, from the coding sequence GTGATCGAACTGCTCGGCGGCCTGGTTCTGTTGATCGCCGGTGCCGAGCTGATGGTGCGCGCCGCCGTGCGCCTGGCCGCGCGCCTGCATGTACGGCCGCTGATCATCGGCCTGACCATCGTCGCCCTCGGCAGCAGCGCCCCGCAAATGGCGGTCAGCCTGCAAGCCATGCTCGCGCAAAACCCTGACATCGCCGTCGGCAGCGTGATCGGCAGCAGCATCTTCAACATCCTCGTCACCCTCGGCCTCTCGGCGCTGATCATTCCGTTGCGGGTTTCGCGCCAGCTGGTACGGCTGGATATTCCGCTGATGATCGGCGCCAGCCTGCTGGTCTGTGTATTGGCCTGGAATGAGGAACTGACCCGCACCGACGGCGTCATCCTGCTGGCCGCGCTGGTGGTTTACCTCGGTTTGCTGCTGCGCCAGTCGCGGCACTCGGCCCGGCCGCCGTCCAGTCAAGAAACAACACCGGCACCATGGTTCACCAGTCTGCTGATGATCGTCGCCGGGCTGGCGATGCTGGTGTATGCCGGCCATTTGCTGCTGGGCGCCGCCGTGTCAGTGGCCACCGACCTCGGGCTGTCGGAGCGCGTCATTGGCCTGACCATCGTCGCCATCAGCACCTCGCTGCCGGAACTGGCCACCTCGCTGATCGCTGCCTTGCGCGGTCAGCGGGAGATCGCCGTGGGCAACGTGATCGGCAGCAACCTGTTCAACCTGTTGGGCGTCCTGGGCTTTACCGCCCTGGTGGCGCCGTCACCGCTGTCGGTCTCGCCGAACGCCCTGGATTTCGACCTGCCGGTGATGCTCGGCGTCGCCGTGCTGTGCCTGCCGGTGTTCTATTCCGGTTATCGGGTGACCCGGGCCGAAGGCCTGCTGTTTCTCGGCTTGTACCTGGCGTATGGGTTGCACGTGGTGTCGTTCACCACCGGCATGCCTCTGGCCGGCAAGCTGGAACACCTGATGCTGATTTTCGTCCTGCCGGCGCTGGTGGCGTTCTTGCTGTTCACATCACTGCGCGCCTGGCGCCGCCAACACCACAAGAGGGATGTGCCATGA